The Halarchaeum grantii genome includes a window with the following:
- a CDS encoding DUF5814 domain-containing protein, producing the protein MAVTDKIYIKNHRQLVSQLDANFPKGAFSGATLDVLFGGGNFDQLNDATAERVLEFSKDFLDCDCQANPYCGHPERKFIAYLLDLRAQGLDPEAMVDVMTDDYMVYAYPGDLYGFLDNAVRTLEATEDLANVDGREEQARRAANARAELEGH; encoded by the coding sequence GTGGCAGTCACGGACAAGATCTACATCAAGAACCACCGCCAGCTCGTCAGCCAGTTGGACGCGAACTTCCCGAAGGGCGCGTTCAGCGGCGCGACCCTCGACGTGCTCTTCGGCGGCGGGAACTTCGACCAACTCAACGACGCGACCGCCGAGCGCGTCCTCGAGTTCTCGAAGGACTTCCTCGATTGCGACTGCCAGGCGAACCCCTACTGCGGGCACCCCGAGCGCAAGTTCATCGCGTACCTCCTCGACCTGCGCGCGCAGGGCCTCGACCCGGAGGCGATGGTGGACGTGATGACGGACGACTACATGGTCTACGCGTACCCGGGCGACCTCTACGGCTTCCTCGACAACGCCGTCCGCACGCTGGAGGCGACGGAGGACCTCGCGAACGTGGACGGCCGCGAGGAGCAGGCGCGGCGCGCCGCGAACGCCCGCGCGGAACTCGAGGGCCACTAG
- a CDS encoding DUF373 family protein has translation MLLVLCVDLDDDLGRKTGLETPAVGRDAVEAGAVALATADPEDSDVNVLFEGVHLYDDLAPEETVEVAAVTGLEGSDVQANRAVGEEVDEVLAGLQTGEEVRAVVVTDGAQDESVLPVIRSRVRIDSVRRVVVRQAQDLESMYYTIKQVLNDPETRGTILVPLGVLLLIYPLAVLASFLGLPGAVLGLSSAALGLYALFRGLGLADVVDDLVERARDSLYTGRVTLITYVVAAALLLIGGVEGVNRLAEYRQTAGGSLPVTSVVAALVNGAATWFAAAGLTSSVGQITDEYLHDQFEWQYLNAPFYVLAIAAVLYALSGFFLQTVSLPTLAAVLTGGTLMSVLSTLAFAIIEGREESEDGDVRAA, from the coding sequence ATGCTGTTGGTCCTCTGCGTCGATCTCGACGACGACCTCGGCCGGAAGACGGGCCTCGAAACGCCCGCCGTCGGCCGGGACGCCGTCGAGGCCGGCGCCGTCGCGCTCGCCACCGCCGACCCCGAGGACAGCGACGTCAACGTCCTCTTCGAGGGCGTCCACCTCTACGACGATCTCGCACCCGAGGAGACCGTCGAAGTCGCCGCCGTCACCGGCCTCGAAGGGAGCGACGTGCAGGCGAACCGCGCGGTCGGCGAGGAGGTCGACGAGGTGCTCGCCGGCCTCCAGACCGGCGAGGAGGTGCGCGCCGTCGTCGTCACCGACGGCGCGCAGGACGAGTCCGTCCTCCCCGTCATCCGCTCGCGCGTCCGCATCGACAGCGTCCGGCGCGTCGTCGTCCGCCAAGCGCAGGACCTCGAGTCGATGTACTACACGATCAAGCAGGTGCTGAACGACCCGGAGACCCGAGGGACCATCCTCGTTCCGCTCGGCGTCCTCCTGCTCATCTATCCGCTGGCGGTCCTCGCGTCCTTCCTCGGGCTCCCCGGGGCGGTACTGGGGCTCTCGTCGGCCGCGCTCGGCCTCTACGCGCTCTTTCGTGGGTTGGGGCTCGCCGACGTCGTCGACGACCTCGTGGAGCGCGCTCGCGACAGCCTCTACACGGGTCGCGTGACGCTCATCACGTACGTCGTCGCCGCCGCCCTCCTCCTCATCGGCGGCGTCGAGGGCGTCAACCGACTCGCCGAGTACCGCCAGACCGCCGGCGGGTCGCTCCCCGTCACGTCCGTCGTCGCCGCCCTCGTCAACGGCGCCGCCACCTGGTTCGCCGCCGCCGGCCTCACCTCCAGCGTCGGCCAGATCACCGACGAGTACCTCCACGACCAGTTCGAGTGGCAGTATCTCAACGCCCCCTTCTACGTGCTCGCCATCGCCGCCGTGCTCTACGCGCTCAGCGGGTTCTTCCTCCAGACGGTGTCGCTCCCGACGCTCGCCGCCGTCCTCACCGGCGGCACGCTCATGAGCGTCCTCAGTACGCTCGCGTTCGCCATCATCGAGGGGCGCGAGGAGAGCGAGGACGGCGACGTGCGAGCCGCCTGA
- a CDS encoding polyprenyl synthetase family protein — protein MEYVEARRDAIEEHLREVLGRVEPPALREKLEQSTLAGGKRVRPTLAVLCCEAAGGEGEAALDYAVGVELVHNASLVVDDIIDRSELRRGEPSAWAAHGYGPAIVASDGLLGEAFALFSDDARALETAADSLVELGQGEATELVDRPSNEAEYMELARRKTGALFRASAELGAIAADADPDTVDAFGEYAERVGVAFQLRDDVLDVTAETDALGKPAGTDEEMDRPSVLRVTDRSVEEVNALADAESDAALAALDDAALEDGQAREYMAQLATFVVERER, from the coding sequence ATGGAGTACGTGGAGGCACGGCGGGACGCCATCGAGGAACACCTGCGAGAGGTGCTTGGGCGGGTGGAGCCGCCGGCGCTCCGCGAGAAGCTCGAGCAGTCGACGCTCGCGGGCGGGAAGCGCGTTCGCCCGACGCTCGCGGTGCTCTGCTGTGAGGCCGCGGGCGGCGAGGGCGAGGCCGCCCTCGATTACGCGGTCGGCGTCGAGCTCGTGCACAACGCGTCGCTCGTCGTCGACGACATCATCGACCGCTCGGAGCTGCGTCGCGGCGAGCCGTCGGCGTGGGCGGCGCACGGCTACGGGCCCGCCATCGTCGCCTCGGACGGGTTGCTCGGCGAGGCGTTCGCGCTCTTCAGCGACGACGCGCGCGCCCTCGAGACGGCGGCGGACTCGCTCGTGGAACTCGGGCAGGGCGAGGCCACCGAGCTCGTCGACCGGCCCTCCAACGAGGCCGAGTACATGGAGCTCGCGCGACGTAAGACGGGCGCGCTCTTCCGCGCGTCCGCCGAACTCGGCGCGATCGCGGCGGACGCCGACCCCGACACCGTCGATGCCTTCGGCGAGTACGCCGAGCGCGTCGGCGTCGCGTTCCAACTCCGCGACGACGTCCTCGACGTCACGGCGGAGACGGACGCGCTCGGGAAGCCCGCGGGGACGGACGAGGAGATGGACCGCCCCTCGGTCCTGCGCGTCACCGACCGCTCCGTCGAGGAGGTGAACGCGCTCGCGGACGCGGAGTCGGACGCGGCGCTCGCGGCGCTCGACGACGCGGCCCTCGAGGACGGGCAGGCCCGCGAGTACATGGCGCAACTCGCGACGTTCGTGGTCGAACGCGAGCGGTAG